A genomic segment from Gossypium hirsutum isolate 1008001.06 chromosome D04, Gossypium_hirsutum_v2.1, whole genome shotgun sequence encodes:
- the LOC107899736 gene encoding cytochrome c oxidase subunit 6b-2 has product MADEIELKTAPADFRFPTTNQTRHCFTCYIEFHGCLAAKGESNECERFAKYYRSLCPGEWVERWNEQRENGTFPGPL; this is encoded by the exons ATTGAACTGAAAACAGCCCCAGCTGACTTTCGTTTCCCTACAACAAATCAAACTAGACATTGTTTCACCTGTTACATTGAGTTCCACGG GTGCTTGGCTGCAAAAGGAGAATCTAATGAATGTGAGAGATTTGCCAAATACTATCGTTCTCTTTGTCCTGGTGAATGG GTTGAGAGGTGGAATGAGCAGAGGGAGAATGGTACTTTCCCAGGTCCTCTGTGA